One window of Phoenix dactylifera cultivar Barhee BC4 chromosome 5, palm_55x_up_171113_PBpolish2nd_filt_p, whole genome shotgun sequence genomic DNA carries:
- the LOC103704619 gene encoding polyadenylate-binding protein 2-like isoform X1: MDPHEHEVYGGDIPEEEGEMEADDLEMASGATAEDESASKEENIEEMKKRMKEIEEETGALREMQAKVEKEMGAVQDSSGAAATQVEKEEVDSRSIYVGNVDYACTPEEVQQHFQSCGTVNRVTILTDKFGQPKGYAYVEFVEVDAVQNALLLNESELHGRQLKVCAKRTNVPGMKQYRGRRPNPYTAFRPRRPYMPPPFYSPYGYGKSPRFRRPMRYRPYN, translated from the exons ATGGACCCCCACGAGCACGAGGTCTACGGCGGCGACATCCCCGAGGAGGAGGGCGAGATGGAGGCCGACGACCTGGAAATGGCCTCCGGCGCCACCGCCGAGGACGAATCCGCCTCCAAAGAGGAG AACATAgaggagatgaagaagaggatgaaggagatcgaggaggagaccgGCGCCCTAAGGGAGATGCAGGCCAAGGTCGAGAAGGAGATGGGCGCCGTCCAAG ATTCTTCTGGTGCTGCTGCAACCCAAGTCGAAAAAGAGGAGGTGGATTCTCGTTCAATCTATGTTGGTAAT GTAGACTATGCTTGCACTCCTGAGGAAGTTCAACAGCACTTCCAATCCTGTGGGACAGTGAACAGGGTTACAATTCTAACAGACAAATTTGGTCAACCCAAGGGATATGCATATGTGGAGTTTGTTGAAGTAGATGCTGTTCAGAACGCTCTGCTGTTAAATGAATCAGAGTTGCATGGTCGTCAATTGAAG GTGTGTGCTAAAAGAACCAACGTTCCAGGGATGAAGCAGTACCGGGGACGGAGGCCTAATCCATATACGGCATTTCGACCCCGACGACCTTACATGCCACCCCCATTTTATTCACCTTATGGATATGG